From Streptomyces sp. NBC_00775, one genomic window encodes:
- a CDS encoding ABC transporter permease, producing MTVLKTSMRNFFAHKGRMALSAVAVLLSVGFVCGTLVFTDTMNTTFDKLFAVTSSDVTVLPKAAKSDDTPQNGKPESLSASVLEQAKKADGVKSAEGAVSSMNVTVVNSDNKNMGSSNGAPTIAGNWTKNDLRSMEITSGHAPRGPTEVMVDADTADKHHLKMGDELRTISVTGDFTAKIVGIATFKVTNPGAAVVYFDTATAQRELLGATGRFTQVNLAAAPGVSDTQLKRHVSQALTGSYKIQTQKENADENRKGVGEFMNVIKYAMLGFAGIAFLVGIFLIINTFSMLVAQRTREIGLMRAIGSSRKQINRSVLVEALLLGFFGSVLGVGAGVGLAVGLMKIMSSMGMDLSTRDLTVKATTPVIGLILGVVVTVLAAYLPARRAGKVSPMAALRDAGTPADGKAGLVRGLIGLVLTGAGAFALYMAATADKATDGSLVLGAGVVLTLIGFVIIGPLLAGGVVRVISAVLLRVFGPVGRLAERNALRNPRRTGATGAALMIGLALVACLSVVGSSMVASATDELDKSVGADFIVQGNQKIVQQAEKAMEATPGLAHVTRYKELNAELTSPDGKVDDDGLTAADPSYAQDLRRKTTAGELSAAYGKDAMSVGSKYADKHGVKLGDTLTVAFKGGSTAKLKVAAITDDDVAIDQGARYTSIETMNKYLPASKVPPNTIMFAKAKDGQEKQAYAALKKSMEKYPQYQVRDQTDYKQELKDQIGQLLNMVYGLLALAIVVAILGVVNTLALSVVERTREIGLMRAIGLSRRQLRRMIRLESVVIALFGALLGLGLGMSWGATAQKLLALEGLKVLEIPWPTIIGVFIGSAFVGLFAALIPAFRAGRMNVLNAIATD from the coding sequence ATGACCGTCCTGAAGACCTCGATGCGCAACTTCTTCGCACACAAGGGACGCATGGCCCTGTCGGCCGTGGCGGTCCTGCTGTCGGTGGGCTTCGTCTGCGGCACGCTGGTGTTCACGGACACGATGAACACGACGTTCGACAAGCTGTTCGCGGTCACCTCCTCCGATGTGACGGTCCTGCCCAAGGCGGCCAAGAGCGACGACACCCCGCAGAACGGCAAGCCCGAGTCGCTGTCGGCCTCCGTACTGGAGCAGGCGAAGAAGGCGGACGGCGTCAAGTCCGCCGAGGGCGCGGTCAGTTCGATGAACGTGACCGTCGTCAACAGCGACAACAAGAACATGGGGTCCAGCAACGGCGCGCCGACCATCGCCGGCAACTGGACGAAGAACGACCTGCGGTCGATGGAGATCACCTCCGGGCACGCCCCCCGCGGCCCGACCGAGGTGATGGTCGACGCCGACACCGCCGACAAGCACCACCTGAAGATGGGCGACGAACTGCGCACCATCTCGGTCACCGGTGACTTCACCGCGAAGATCGTCGGTATCGCCACCTTCAAGGTGACTAACCCGGGTGCGGCGGTCGTCTACTTCGACACCGCCACCGCGCAGCGCGAACTGCTCGGCGCCACCGGCCGGTTCACCCAGGTCAACCTCGCCGCCGCGCCCGGTGTCTCCGACACGCAGCTCAAGCGGCACGTCTCCCAGGCGCTGACCGGGTCGTACAAGATCCAGACGCAGAAGGAGAACGCCGACGAGAACCGCAAGGGCGTCGGCGAGTTCATGAACGTCATCAAGTACGCCATGCTCGGCTTCGCCGGGATCGCGTTCCTGGTCGGCATCTTCCTGATCATCAACACCTTCTCGATGCTGGTCGCCCAGCGCACCCGCGAGATCGGCCTGATGCGCGCCATCGGCTCCTCCCGCAAGCAGATCAACCGCTCCGTGCTGGTCGAGGCACTGCTGCTCGGGTTCTTCGGCTCGGTCCTCGGTGTCGGCGCGGGCGTCGGCCTCGCGGTCGGCCTGATGAAGATCATGTCCTCGATGGGCATGGACCTGTCGACCCGCGACCTGACGGTGAAGGCGACCACTCCGGTCATCGGTCTGATCCTCGGTGTCGTCGTCACGGTCCTCGCCGCCTACCTTCCGGCCCGCCGCGCCGGCAAGGTCTCCCCGATGGCCGCGCTGCGCGACGCCGGCACCCCGGCGGACGGCAAGGCCGGTCTCGTACGCGGTCTGATCGGTCTGGTGCTGACCGGCGCCGGAGCCTTCGCGCTCTATATGGCGGCCACCGCCGACAAGGCGACCGACGGTTCGCTGGTGCTGGGCGCGGGTGTCGTCCTCACCCTGATCGGTTTCGTGATCATCGGCCCGCTGCTCGCGGGCGGCGTGGTCCGGGTCATCAGCGCCGTACTGCTGCGGGTGTTCGGCCCGGTCGGCCGGCTCGCCGAACGCAACGCCCTGCGCAACCCGCGCCGCACCGGCGCCACCGGCGCGGCCCTGATGATCGGGCTGGCCCTGGTCGCCTGCCTGTCCGTGGTCGGCTCGTCGATGGTGGCCTCGGCGACGGACGAGCTCGACAAGTCCGTCGGCGCGGACTTCATCGTCCAGGGCAACCAGAAGATCGTGCAGCAGGCCGAGAAGGCCATGGAGGCGACGCCGGGTCTGGCGCACGTCACCCGCTACAAGGAACTCAATGCCGAGCTGACCTCCCCGGACGGCAAGGTCGACGACGACGGTCTCACCGCCGCCGATCCCTCCTACGCCCAGGACCTGCGCCGCAAGACGACCGCCGGTGAACTGTCCGCGGCCTACGGCAAGGACGCCATGTCGGTCGGCTCGAAGTACGCCGACAAGCACGGCGTGAAGCTCGGCGACACCCTGACCGTCGCCTTCAAGGGCGGCAGCACGGCGAAGCTCAAGGTCGCGGCCATCACCGACGACGACGTCGCCATCGACCAGGGCGCCCGGTACACCAGCATCGAGACGATGAACAAGTACCTGCCCGCGAGCAAGGTCCCGCCGAACACGATCATGTTCGCCAAGGCCAAGGACGGCCAGGAGAAGCAGGCGTACGCGGCCCTGAAGAAGTCCATGGAGAAGTACCCGCAGTACCAGGTCCGCGACCAGACGGACTACAAGCAGGAGTTGAAGGACCAGATCGGCCAGCTCCTGAACATGGTCTACGGCCTGCTGGCCCTCGCGATCGTCGTGGCGATCCTGGGCGTCGTGAACACCCTGGCCCTGTCGGTCGTCGAGCGCACCCGCGAGATCGGCCTGATGCGCGCCATCGGACTCTCCCGCCGCCAGCTGCGCCGCATGATCCGCCTGGAGTCGGTCGTCATCGCCCTCTTCGGCGCCCTCCTCGGCCTCGGCCTGGGCATGAGCTGGGGCGCCACCGCCCAGAAGCTCCTCGCCCTGGAGGGCCTGAAGGTCCTGGAGATTCCCTGGCCGACCATCATCGGCGTCTTCATCGGCTCGGCGTTCGTGGGCCTGTTCGCCGCCCTGATCCCGGCGTTCCGGGCGGGCCGGATGAATGTGCTGAACGCGATCGCCACCGACTGA
- a CDS encoding DUF2079 domain-containing protein yields the protein MHAPLVTPQDHAPAAAHIPPPVTAAPARDRRPRDPYLLAVLLFLAYAALSIGRYRHLATKSWDLGIFEQAVRAYAHLQAPVADLKGPGTNILGDHFSPVTALLAPAYRIFPTPVTLLVAQAALLALSAVPVTRAAAGLLGRHRGLALGVAYGLSWGLQRAVDFDFHEVCFAVPLITFALEALLARRWRGALLWALPLVFVKEDLGFTVAAIAVVVAVRARRSSRRAALCALGVAALGVLAAVVTLTVVIPAFNTADTYAYWDKVGAPGNPLSGSNPFSGSHLLDGIGTKLRTLAWLLIPTTGLLALRSPLLLVALPTLGWRFLSSDAHYWGTDWHYSAVLMPVLSLALADALSRARYSPRPWLRSYSLHLPGAVAAASLALTTTLPLSLLTDPEAYRKPARVSAVERMLARVPDGASVEANTGPSSRLTSRCRVFWVGTAHGIAPDFIALDNTSHGIHDVQAYARQLHPHAEYAVVGARYGYVLLKRR from the coding sequence GTGCACGCGCCCCTCGTCACCCCACAGGACCACGCCCCGGCAGCAGCCCACATACCCCCGCCGGTCACGGCCGCCCCCGCCCGTGACCGGCGCCCCCGCGACCCGTACCTCCTGGCCGTGCTGTTGTTCCTCGCGTACGCGGCGCTGTCCATCGGCCGGTACCGGCATCTGGCCACCAAGTCCTGGGACCTCGGCATCTTCGAGCAGGCGGTCCGCGCGTACGCCCACCTCCAGGCCCCGGTGGCTGATCTGAAGGGCCCGGGCACGAACATCCTCGGCGACCACTTCAGCCCGGTCACGGCCCTGCTCGCGCCCGCGTACCGGATCTTCCCGACCCCCGTCACCCTCCTGGTCGCACAGGCCGCGCTGCTCGCCCTGTCCGCCGTGCCGGTCACCCGCGCGGCGGCCGGGCTGCTCGGGCGGCACCGCGGGCTGGCGCTGGGGGTGGCGTACGGGCTGTCGTGGGGGCTTCAGCGGGCCGTCGACTTCGACTTCCACGAGGTGTGCTTCGCCGTCCCGCTGATCACCTTCGCCCTCGAAGCGCTCCTGGCCCGGCGCTGGCGCGGGGCCCTGCTCTGGGCCCTGCCCCTGGTGTTCGTCAAGGAGGACCTGGGGTTCACGGTCGCCGCGATCGCCGTGGTCGTCGCGGTGCGGGCCCGGCGCTCGTCCCGGCGGGCGGCCCTGTGCGCGCTCGGGGTCGCCGCCCTCGGCGTACTGGCCGCGGTGGTCACCCTCACCGTGGTGATACCGGCCTTCAACACCGCGGACACCTACGCCTACTGGGACAAGGTCGGCGCGCCGGGCAACCCCCTCAGCGGCAGCAACCCCTTCAGCGGCAGCCACCTCCTCGACGGCATCGGCACCAAACTCCGTACCCTCGCCTGGCTGCTGATCCCCACCACCGGCCTGCTCGCCCTGCGCTCCCCGCTCCTCCTGGTCGCGCTGCCGACCCTGGGCTGGCGTTTCCTCTCCTCCGACGCGCACTACTGGGGCACGGACTGGCACTACAGCGCGGTCCTGATGCCGGTCCTCTCGCTCGCCCTCGCCGACGCGCTCTCCCGCGCCCGCTACAGCCCGCGCCCATGGCTGCGCTCGTACTCGCTGCACCTGCCCGGCGCCGTCGCCGCGGCCTCCCTCGCGCTGACGACCACGCTCCCGCTGTCCCTGCTGACCGACCCCGAGGCCTATCGCAAACCCGCGCGCGTGAGTGCCGTCGAGCGGATGCTGGCCCGCGTCCCGGACGGGGCGAGTGTCGAGGCGAACACCGGGCCGAGCAGCCGGCTCACCTCGCGCTGCCGGGTGTTCTGGGTGGGCACCGCCCACGGAATCGCCCCGGACTTCATCGCGCTGGACAACACCTCCCACGGGATCCACGACGTCCAGGCGTACGCCCGTCAGCTGCACCCGCACGCCGAGTACGCCGTCGTCGGCGCCCGCTACGGCTACGTACTCCTCAAGCGCCGGTAG
- the mfd gene encoding transcription-repair coupling factor: MSLHGLLDAVVKDAALAEAVKAATDGNRMHIDLVGPPAARPFAVAALARESGRPVLAVTATGREAEDLAAALRSLLPEEGVVDYPSWETLPHERLSPRSDTVGRRLAVLRRLAHPRPDDPETGPVSVVVAPVRSVLQPQVKGLGDLEPVALRTGQTADLGEIVEALAAAAYSRVELVEKRGEFAVRGGILDVFPPTEEHPLRVEFWGDDVEEIRYFKVADQRSLEVAEHGLWAPPCRELLLTDDVRQRAARLAEEHPELGELLGKIAEGIAVEGMESLAPVLVDDMELLLDVLPEGSMAVVCDPERVRTRAADLVTTSQEFLQASWAATAGGGEAPIDVGAASLWSIADVRDRARELDMMWWSVSPFAADEELDADTLKLGMHAPETYRGDTARALADTKGWLADGWRTVYVTEAHGPAARTVEVLGGEGIAARLETDLADISPSVVHVSCGSIDYGFVDPALKLAVLTETDLSGQKAAGKDGARMPARRRKTIDPLTLEAGDYIVHEQHGVGRYIEMVQRTVQGATREYLVVEYAPAKRGQPGDRLYIPTDQLEQITKYVGGEAPTLHRLGGADWTKTKARAKKAVKEIAADLIKLYSARMAAPGHAFGSDTPWQRELEDAFPYAETPDQLTTIAEVKEDMEKTVPMDRLICGDVGYGKTEIAVRAAFKAVQDGKQVAVLVPTTLLVQQHFGTFGERYSQFPVNVRALSRFQTDTEAKGVLEGLREGSVDVVIGTHRLFSSETKFKDLGLVIVDEEQRFGVEHKEQLKKLRANVDVLTMSATPIPRTLEMAVTGIREMSTITTPPEERHPVLTFVGPYEEKQIGAAIRRELLREGQVFYIHNRVESIDRAAARLREIVPEARIATAHGQMGESALEQVVVDFWEKRFDVLVSTTIVESGIDISNANTLIVERGDNFGLSQLHQLRGRVGRGRERGYAYFLYPPEKPLTETAHERLATIAQHTEMGAGMYVAMKDLEIRGAGNLLGGEQSGHIAGVGFDLYVRMVGEAVADYRASLEGGVEEEPPLEVKIELPVDAHVPHDYAPGERLRLQAYRSIASANTEEDVKAVREELVDRYGKLPEPVENLLLVAGLRMLARACGVGDIVLQGTNIRFAPVELRESQELRLKRLYPGTVIKPAAHQILVPRPKTAKVGGKPLVGRELLGWTGEFLASVLGS; the protein is encoded by the coding sequence ATGAGCCTGCACGGTCTGCTCGACGCCGTCGTCAAGGACGCCGCCCTCGCGGAAGCGGTGAAGGCCGCCACAGACGGCAACCGTATGCACATCGACCTGGTCGGCCCCCCCGCGGCCCGCCCCTTCGCGGTGGCGGCCCTGGCCCGGGAGTCCGGCCGCCCCGTACTGGCGGTGACGGCGACAGGCCGCGAGGCCGAGGACCTGGCCGCGGCGCTCCGCTCCCTCCTCCCGGAGGAGGGAGTCGTCGATTACCCCTCCTGGGAGACGCTCCCGCACGAGCGGCTGAGCCCGCGCAGCGACACCGTCGGCCGCCGCCTCGCCGTCCTGCGCCGCCTGGCACACCCCCGCCCCGACGACCCGGAGACCGGCCCGGTCTCGGTCGTCGTCGCCCCCGTCCGCTCCGTGCTCCAGCCGCAGGTCAAGGGCCTCGGCGACCTGGAGCCGGTGGCGTTGCGCACGGGTCAGACCGCCGACCTGGGCGAGATCGTCGAGGCGCTCGCGGCAGCCGCGTACTCCCGGGTCGAGCTCGTCGAGAAGCGCGGCGAGTTCGCGGTCCGCGGCGGCATCCTGGACGTCTTCCCGCCCACCGAGGAGCACCCGCTGCGCGTGGAGTTCTGGGGCGACGACGTCGAGGAGATCCGTTACTTCAAGGTCGCCGACCAGCGCTCCCTGGAAGTCGCCGAGCACGGCCTGTGGGCGCCGCCCTGCCGCGAACTGCTGCTCACCGACGACGTACGGCAGCGGGCGGCGCGCCTGGCCGAGGAGCACCCGGAGCTGGGCGAGCTGCTCGGCAAGATCGCCGAGGGCATCGCCGTAGAGGGAATGGAGTCACTGGCTCCGGTCCTGGTCGACGACATGGAGCTGCTGCTCGATGTGCTGCCCGAGGGCTCCATGGCCGTCGTGTGCGACCCGGAGCGGGTGCGGACGCGGGCCGCGGACCTGGTGACGACGTCACAGGAGTTCCTCCAGGCGTCCTGGGCGGCCACGGCCGGCGGCGGCGAGGCACCCATCGACGTGGGCGCGGCCTCCCTGTGGTCCATCGCGGACGTACGGGACCGGGCGCGCGAGCTGGACATGATGTGGTGGTCGGTGTCGCCCTTCGCCGCCGACGAAGAGCTCGACGCGGACACCCTCAAGCTGGGCATGCACGCCCCCGAGACCTACCGCGGCGACACCGCCCGCGCGCTCGCCGACACCAAGGGCTGGCTCGCCGACGGCTGGCGCACGGTGTACGTCACCGAGGCGCACGGCCCGGCCGCCCGTACCGTCGAGGTCCTCGGCGGCGAGGGCATCGCGGCCCGCCTCGAGACCGACCTCGCCGACATCAGCCCCTCCGTCGTGCACGTCTCCTGCGGCTCGATCGACTACGGCTTCGTCGACCCCGCGCTGAAGCTCGCCGTCCTGACGGAGACCGACCTCTCCGGCCAGAAGGCGGCCGGCAAGGACGGCGCGCGGATGCCCGCCCGCCGCCGCAAGACCATCGACCCGCTGACCCTCGAAGCGGGCGACTACATCGTGCACGAGCAGCACGGCGTCGGCCGCTACATCGAGATGGTGCAGCGCACGGTCCAGGGCGCCACCCGCGAGTACCTGGTCGTGGAGTACGCGCCGGCCAAGCGCGGCCAGCCCGGCGACCGCCTCTACATCCCCACCGACCAGCTGGAACAGATCACCAAGTACGTCGGCGGAGAGGCCCCGACCCTGCACCGCCTGGGCGGCGCCGACTGGACGAAGACCAAGGCGCGCGCCAAGAAGGCGGTCAAGGAGATCGCCGCGGACCTGATCAAGCTGTACAGCGCGCGCATGGCCGCCCCGGGGCATGCCTTCGGCTCCGACACGCCGTGGCAGCGCGAACTCGAGGACGCCTTCCCTTACGCGGAGACCCCCGACCAGCTGACGACGATCGCCGAGGTCAAGGAGGACATGGAGAAGACGGTCCCGATGGACCGCCTGATCTGCGGCGACGTCGGCTACGGCAAGACGGAGATCGCGGTCCGCGCCGCCTTCAAGGCCGTACAGGACGGAAAGCAGGTCGCCGTCCTCGTCCCCACGACCCTGCTGGTGCAGCAGCACTTCGGGACGTTCGGCGAGCGCTACTCCCAGTTCCCCGTGAACGTACGGGCGCTGTCCCGCTTCCAGACGGACACGGAGGCGAAGGGGGTCCTGGAGGGCCTGCGCGAAGGCTCGGTGGACGTCGTCATCGGCACCCACCGGCTGTTCTCGTCCGAGACGAAGTTCAAGGACCTGGGCCTGGTCATCGTCGACGAGGAGCAGCGCTTCGGAGTCGAGCACAAGGAGCAGCTGAAGAAGCTGCGCGCCAACGTCGACGTACTGACGATGTCCGCGACCCCGATCCCGCGCACCCTGGAGATGGCGGTGACGGGCATCCGGGAGATGTCCACGATCACCACTCCCCCGGAGGAGCGGCACCCGGTACTCACCTTCGTCGGCCCGTACGAGGAGAAGCAGATCGGCGCGGCGATCCGCCGTGAACTGCTGCGCGAGGGCCAGGTCTTCTACATCCACAACCGCGTCGAGTCCATCGACCGCGCCGCCGCGCGTCTCAGGGAGATCGTCCCGGAGGCACGCATCGCGACGGCGCACGGCCAGATGGGGGAGTCGGCCCTGGAGCAGGTGGTCGTCGACTTCTGGGAGAAGAGGTTCGACGTGCTCGTCTCCACGACGATCGTCGAGTCGGGCATCGACATCTCCAACGCCAACACGCTGATCGTGGAGCGCGGCGACAACTTCGGCCTGTCGCAGCTGCATCAGCTGCGCGGCCGGGTGGGCCGCGGCAGGGAGCGCGGTTACGCGTACTTCCTGTACCCCCCGGAGAAGCCCCTGACGGAGACGGCACACGAGCGGCTCGCGACCATCGCCCAGCACACGGAGATGGGCGCGGGCATGTACGTGGCGATGAAGGACCTGGAGATCCGCGGCGCCGGAAACCTGCTGGGCGGCGAGCAGTCCGGCCACATCGCGGGCGTCGGCTTCGACCTGTACGTCCGCATGGTCGGCGAGGCGGTCGCCGACTACCGCGCCTCCCTGGAAGGCGGCGTCGAGGAGGAGCCGCCCCTGGAGGTCAAGATCGAGCTCCCGGTCGACGCGCACGTCCCGCACGACTACGCGCCCGGCGAGCGGCTCCGCCTCCAGGCGTACCGTTCCATCGCCTCGGCCAACACGGAGGAGGACGTCAAGGCCGTACGCGAGGAACTCGTCGACCGCTACGGCAAGTTGCCCGAGCCGGTGGAGAACCTGCTGCTGGTGGCGGGCCTGCGCATGCTCGCGCGGGCGTGCGGCGTCGGTGACATCGTGCTGCAGGGCACCAACATCCGCTTCGCACCGGTGGAGTTGAGGGAGTCGCAGGAACTGCGGCTGAAGCGGCTGTACCCGGGCACCGTCATCAAGCCCGCCGCCCACCAGATCCTTGTCCCCCGCCCCAAGACGGCGAAGGTCGGCGGAAAGCCGTTGGTGGGACGGGAGTTGCTGGGGTGGACCGGGGAGTTCCTGGCGTCCGTCCTGGGGTCGTGA
- a CDS encoding TetR/AcrR family transcriptional regulator: MNPAKTSGSARPYHHGDLRRAILSAALDVIAAEGPSALSLRDLARRAGVSHAAPAHHFKDRTGLLTAIAAEGYELLAAALAAADDLRDAGVRYVRFAREHPAHFQVMFSPELLRENDLELTTARTLAGERLRTAVSALPAEGRGPDTRLAGVAAWSLAHGFATLLLSHNLDGQVGDEDPDEVFHALTGMLFQSKSP; this comes from the coding sequence ATGAACCCCGCGAAGACCAGCGGCTCCGCGCGGCCGTACCACCACGGTGACCTGCGCCGAGCGATCCTGAGCGCCGCCCTCGACGTCATCGCCGCCGAAGGCCCCTCCGCGCTGAGCCTGCGCGACCTGGCCCGTCGCGCGGGCGTCTCGCACGCCGCCCCCGCCCACCACTTCAAGGACCGCACCGGCCTGCTCACGGCGATCGCCGCCGAGGGGTACGAACTGCTGGCAGCCGCGCTCGCCGCGGCCGACGATCTGCGGGACGCGGGCGTGCGCTACGTACGGTTCGCGCGCGAGCATCCCGCCCATTTCCAGGTGATGTTCTCCCCGGAGCTGCTCCGCGAGAACGACCTGGAGCTGACGACGGCCAGAACCCTCGCGGGCGAACGCCTGCGCACCGCCGTCTCCGCACTGCCCGCCGAGGGCCGCGGCCCCGACACCCGCCTCGCCGGTGTCGCCGCCTGGTCCCTCGCCCACGGCTTCGCCACGCTGCTCCTCAGCCACAACCTGGACGGCCAGGTGGGCGACGAGGACCCCGACGAGGTCTTCCACGCGCTGACGGGGATGCTCTTCCAGTCCAAGTCACCCTGA
- a CDS encoding SCO6745 family protein produces the protein MSENVSETSRTEEEAGASVDLGRVRQLWHLLEPLHAVLYYAPEAFEEAAALGYDTEERWPSYFPYRAAPLGATGSERVTSAFYSFSPRMVAEHMKSAWQTASPEQMLRARERAVDRAYRAILGDRIASAELAEAAALARRAAEAANTAGRPLAAANAELAWPEAPHLQLWHAATILREHRGDGHLAALLIAGLDPVESLVSFAAIGAASVERFESRGWTPEEWTAARERLTARGLLNDDGTATPTGHELRRQVEQHTDELAATPWRTLGPDATTRLADLLGEFWVAVLSSGLLPSETTLGIGKV, from the coding sequence ATGTCGGAGAACGTCAGCGAGACCAGTCGAACGGAAGAAGAAGCAGGCGCGAGTGTCGACCTCGGCCGGGTGCGCCAGCTCTGGCACCTGCTGGAACCCCTGCACGCCGTGCTCTACTACGCGCCGGAGGCCTTCGAGGAGGCGGCCGCGCTCGGGTACGACACCGAGGAGCGCTGGCCGAGCTACTTCCCCTACCGCGCGGCGCCGTTGGGGGCCACCGGCAGCGAGCGCGTGACCTCCGCCTTCTACAGCTTCAGCCCGCGCATGGTCGCCGAACACATGAAGTCCGCCTGGCAGACCGCGAGCCCCGAGCAAATGCTGCGGGCCCGGGAGCGAGCCGTCGACCGGGCGTACCGCGCGATACTCGGCGACCGCATAGCGAGCGCCGAACTCGCCGAGGCCGCCGCGCTGGCCCGCCGCGCCGCCGAGGCCGCGAACACCGCGGGCCGCCCACTCGCCGCCGCCAACGCGGAGTTGGCGTGGCCCGAGGCCCCCCACCTCCAGCTGTGGCACGCGGCGACGATCCTGCGCGAACACCGAGGCGACGGCCACCTCGCCGCACTCCTCATCGCCGGCCTGGACCCCGTCGAGTCGCTCGTCTCCTTCGCGGCGATAGGCGCGGCCTCCGTGGAACGCTTCGAGAGCCGCGGCTGGACCCCCGAGGAGTGGACGGCCGCCCGCGAACGCCTCACCGCCCGCGGCCTGCTGAACGACGACGGCACCGCCACACCCACCGGCCACGAACTGCGCCGCCAGGTCGAACAGCACACGGACGAACTCGCCGCCACCCCTTGGCGCACCCTCGGCCCGGACGCCACCACCCGCCTTGCCGACCTGCTCGGCGAGTTCTGGGTTGCGGTGCTGAGCTCGGGACTGCTGCCTTCGGAGACGACGTTGGGGATCGGGAAGGTGTGA
- a CDS encoding Rv0909 family putative TA system antitoxin yields MGIFDRFKSHGHHKAKDMSDAAEKEVNEKTGNKYTGQVDDAQQKIEGSMGIDRDRPDHS; encoded by the coding sequence ATGGGCATCTTCGACAGATTCAAGAGCCACGGGCACCACAAGGCGAAGGACATGTCTGACGCCGCGGAAAAAGAGGTCAACGAGAAGACGGGCAACAAGTACACGGGACAGGTCGACGACGCGCAGCAGAAGATCGAAGGCTCGATGGGCATCGACCGCGACCGGCCCGATCACTCATAG
- a CDS encoding HNH endonuclease family protein, translated as MLRLRGGAAVAALVLFAVGAGVSGCKKETTGSAGPEETAAGGAALAAVDSLTVKGRAPKTGYSRERFGTAWADTDSNRCDTRDDILKRDLKDVKFSDGKCKVTSGLLAPDPYGGQDVTFARGRSLVDIDHLVALSDAWQKGAKYWDASKRIALANDPLNLRAVGASANRSKGDGDTATWLPPNKAYRCTYVASQVAVKQKYGLWVTAAEKAAMKKVLSGCPGQKLPSGGNPTQAPERFHAN; from the coding sequence GTGCTGCGTCTGAGGGGTGGGGCGGCCGTGGCCGCGCTGGTGCTGTTCGCCGTCGGTGCCGGTGTCAGTGGCTGCAAGAAGGAGACCACGGGTTCCGCGGGCCCGGAGGAGACGGCGGCCGGCGGTGCCGCGCTCGCCGCCGTGGACTCACTGACCGTCAAGGGGCGCGCACCCAAGACGGGGTACAGCCGGGAGCGGTTCGGCACGGCCTGGGCCGACACGGACTCGAACCGGTGCGACACCCGCGACGACATCCTCAAACGGGACCTGAAGGACGTGAAGTTCAGCGACGGGAAGTGCAAGGTGACCTCCGGGCTTCTCGCCCCGGACCCGTACGGCGGTCAGGACGTCACCTTCGCGCGCGGCCGCAGCCTGGTGGACATAGACCACCTCGTCGCGCTCTCCGACGCCTGGCAGAAGGGCGCCAAGTACTGGGACGCGAGCAAGCGGATAGCCCTGGCCAACGACCCGCTCAACCTCCGTGCCGTCGGCGCGAGCGCCAACCGCAGCAAGGGCGACGGCGACACGGCGACCTGGCTCCCGCCCAACAAGGCGTACCGCTGCACGTATGTCGCCTCCCAGGTGGCCGTGAAGCAGAAGTACGGGCTGTGGGTCACCGCCGCCGAGAAGGCGGCCATGAAGAAGGTGCTCTCCGGCTGCCCCGGCCAGAAGCTCCCCTCGGGCGGCAACCCGACACAGGCCCCGGAGCGGTTCCACGCGAACTAG
- a CDS encoding GNAT family N-acetyltransferase: MRLKVSSLAERPEMLGQVVGMANSWPEFLLHDPVGDTHYGRIATELPEYVLFAEDEHGHVVGHAYSVPFALADADDDRGELPARGWDEVLAWAFADRRRGTPPDTVSAISIVVAPHAQGGGLSARMLSAMRDNARAHGFDEVVAPVRPSGKHLEPRTPMEEYAFRERADGLPHDPWLRVHVRAGGVIEAVAPASMTVAASLEEWRGWTGLPFDTEGLIEVPGALVPVHCEPGRGYAVYVEPNVWVRHTL, translated from the coding sequence ATGCGGCTGAAGGTGTCGAGTCTCGCCGAGCGTCCCGAGATGCTCGGGCAGGTGGTCGGTATGGCCAACAGCTGGCCGGAGTTCCTGCTCCACGACCCGGTGGGAGACACGCACTACGGCCGGATCGCCACCGAGCTTCCGGAGTACGTGCTGTTCGCCGAGGACGAGCACGGACATGTGGTCGGCCACGCGTACAGCGTGCCGTTCGCCCTCGCGGACGCGGACGACGACCGGGGCGAACTGCCCGCCCGGGGCTGGGACGAGGTGCTGGCCTGGGCGTTCGCCGACCGGCGCCGCGGCACACCGCCCGACACGGTGAGCGCCATCTCGATCGTCGTCGCCCCGCACGCCCAGGGCGGCGGCCTGTCGGCCCGGATGCTCTCCGCGATGCGGGACAACGCCCGGGCGCACGGCTTCGACGAGGTCGTCGCCCCCGTCCGCCCCAGCGGCAAGCACCTGGAACCGCGCACCCCGATGGAGGAGTACGCGTTCCGGGAGCGGGCCGACGGGCTGCCCCACGACCCGTGGCTGCGCGTCCACGTCCGGGCGGGCGGCGTCATCGAGGCGGTGGCGCCGGCCTCCATGACGGTGGCGGCCTCGCTGGAGGAGTGGCGCGGCTGGACGGGGCTGCCCTTCGACACCGAGGGCCTCATCGAGGTGCCCGGAGCGCTGGTTCCGGTGCACTGCGAACCGGGGCGCGGATACGCCGTATACGTCGAGCCCAATGTGTGGGTGCGGCACACCCTGTGA